A region from the Metopolophium dirhodum isolate CAU chromosome 9, ASM1992520v1, whole genome shotgun sequence genome encodes:
- the LOC132951940 gene encoding uncharacterized protein LOC132951940, which translates to MSVSFLRWTKTMMVWFIVIIIGITYSSSIKKDLSCYVCSPNSISDNTEASEISITFSNYNIETIPTCGSKAAVNFTLKCPEGYKGCLTKTYGKSILKSCIEYPIIDCKIANNVKYCFCANTLCNNATILTPVPIVSDDEDLDQSAEDGSGLFDDLTKLDKHKYNNKIINTTVMLNTSTRNNSFTKASANKLVLLKRTYILSLIFIIYKAM; encoded by the exons TTATAGGTATAACTTATTCATCATCCATCAAAAAAGATTTATCATGTTATGTGTGTTCACCAAATTCAATTTCTGATAACACAGAAGCTTCAGAAATCTctataactttttcaaattacaaCATTGAAACCATACCAACTTGTGGCTCAAAGGCTGCAGTCAATTTTACATTGAAATGTCCCGAAGGATACAAAGGATGTCTAACTAAAACTTAtg gtAAAAGTATACTGAAATCTTGCATTGAGTATCCCATTATTGATTGCAAAATAGCAAATAATGTGAAGTATTGTTTTTGTGCTAATACTTTATGTAATAATGCAACAATTTTAACTCCGGTTCCAATTGTATCAGATGATGAAGATTTAGACCAATCAGCAGAAGATGGAAGCGGGCTATTTGATGATTTGACGAAATtagataaacataaatataacaacaaaattattaatactactGTAATGTTAAATACATCTACAAGAAATAATTCATTTACAAAGGCATCAGCTAATAAATTAGTACTGCTTAAGCgtacttatattttaagtttaatattcataatctaTAAAgctatgtaa